From Campylobacter pinnipediorum subsp. caledonicus:
ACTCACCAACAGCACAAAACCAGACAAAGCCCATAAAAAAAAGCGAAGAAGAGATCGCAAGAGAAGAAGAAAATAAAATAAATGACATTTTAAAACTTGAAATTTTAGAGCTGGATTTGGGATATGGGTTATTAAAACTAGCCGATGTTGATCTAATAGAAAGAATTAGAGCTATGCGTAGAAACATAGCAACTCAACTTGGATTTTTAATGCCAAAAATAAGAATAAGAGATAATCTTCAACTACCACCAAATGAATATAGATTTAAATTAAAAGGTGTTATTATAGGTCAAGGAGAAATTTATGCTGATAAATTTCTTGCTATGGATAGCGGTCTGGTAAGCGAAGATATAGAAGGAATTCCAACAAAAGAACCAGCCTTTGGACTAGATGCACTTTGGATAGACACAAATATAAAAGAAGATGCGATACTAAGTGGTTATACGATAGTTGATCCAGCAAGTGTTATATCAACGCATATGAGCGAACTAATCAAACAAAACTCAGCCGAACTTCTAACAAGACAAGAAACACAAATCCTACTAGATAAACTCAAAAATGACTATCCGGTTATAGTAGATGATACACTCAAAATAGCAAGTATAGGTCTGATACAAAAAGTTCTTAAAGCACTATTAAAAGACAATATACCTATAAAAGATATGCTAAGTATATTAGAGTCTATAAGCGATATAGCCGAAGTAAGCAAAAACCTAGATATCATAATAGAGCACGTTAGATCATCTTTATCAAGGATAATCACATCAATTTATAAAAATGAAAATGGCGAGTTAAATTTTTATATCCTTGAAACATCTGCTCAACAAAAACTTATGGAAGCGGTTCAATATAAAGATGGCAACTATCATCTTATGATAAATGTTGCGCAAACATCTGCTATAGTTCAAGCACTAAGAAACGAAAAACAAAAAAGACCAATAAGTCAAAGTGGCCCGATGATACTATGTGTTGAGCCTAGTTTAAGAAAATTCATAGCCGATATTTGCTCTAATTTTAGTATAGATATAGTTATATTAAGCTTTGCGGAAATTTCGCCAAATACGCCATTTGAAACAGTTGGCGTTATAGAAATACAAAATTTATAAAGGAAACAAATGAAATTTTTTCACCTCTCTCATACTGATTTAGATGGGTATGGAGCACAATTTATAACAAAATACTATTTTAAAGATGTTATTTATTCAAACTCAAATTACGGAAGAGAGATAGATGATAAATTTAATACGATATTATCAAAACTAACAGATGAAGAGAGCATTATTTTAATAACAGATTTAAACTTAACAAAAGAGCAATGTATAGATTTTACAGAAAAGTTAAAAGACAAAAACGCAAAATTATTTTTACTAGACCATCACCAAAGCGGTGCAGAATGCGCATGTGAGTTTGATTGGTATTTTTTAGATTCTAGCAGATGTGCTACAAAAATAACTTATGATTTTTTTGCAAATATGCTTGGAAAAAATGAAGAGTTAGAACTTTTTAGTGATGTTGTAAACTCGGTTGATATATGGCTAAAAGAAAGCAAGCATTTTGAGATGGGAAAGGTATGTCTTGGACTTGTAGCAAATGCCAAGGATATAAACAAAGTAATGTTTGAAAATGAAAATAATCTTTATATGTTTCATCTTCTTGAAAATGCTAGAAAATTTTTCAATGATAAAAACGACTATATAGGTCTTGATATGGCTATACACGGAATAAAAAAAGATTTTTTCAAACAAGACAAAGATGAGACTTTAAGCAATTTAATATCAAATTATGTGGTAACCTTGCTAAGCAAAAAAAGAGAAAATTTAACAATACACTATAAAGACTTTAAGGGGATACTAACTTACAATATAGGCAACACATCTGTTATAGGAAATGATTTTTTAGTTGCAAACCCTGATTATGATTTTTTCTTAGATATCACAAATAAAAAAACAATGAGTTTTAGAGCAAATGGAAAAGTAGATGTTAGCTTAATGGCTAAAAATCTAGTTGGTGGTGGCGGACATGTGAATGCCAGTGGTGGCTTATTTGCTGGTTTTAAAGATAGTTTTGATTATAAAATTATCAAAGAACAAGTAACTGAGCTAATAAACAAAAAAACACAGGAGTAAAAATGAGAGAAGAAGAAGTTAGTATTGATGAATTGAGCTATGAGCTTAGTATGGTTTTAGAAGGTTTACTCTATTATGCTGGAGTTAAAAAATCAAACTTAGAAGAAGCTGCAAATATATATGTGCAAAGCATAGATGATGCACTCGAAAACTCAGAAGCAACCGGTGTTGATGAAGTGATTGAAATCATAGAATACATGAAAAAACATCATAAAAAAATTTTTGAAAAATAAAAAAGGAAAAAGCAATGATAAAAAAATATCTAATTAGTATATGCATGATTGGTATTGCATTAGTTGCAAATGATAATTTTGACAAAGCGACAGAACAATTTAACAAAAAAGATTATAAAAATGCATATTTAAATTTCAATAAAGCTTGTGAAGAAGGCATTAAAAAAGCTTGCACAATGAATGCTATAATGCTTTTTAATGGTAGTGGGATTGCAAAAGATAATGCTAAAGCTGAACAAATTTTTGAAAAAATGTGTAATGAAAACGAGGCTATGGCTTGTGAAAAACTTGGAGAAATGTATGCTTATGGACTCACAAAAGATAAACAAAAAGATGAAGAAAAAACAAAAGCACTTTTTAAAAAATCTTGTGATGGCGGATACAAACCAGCTTGTGAATTAGTAAAAGAATAATCAAAATGTATAGTTATAAACGCAAAGATTTATTAGGAACGATAGACCTTAGCAAAGATGAAATACTATATTTTTTAGACAAGGCTAAAGAATTTAAACAGCTAAATCTACAAGATATAAAAAAATCAGATAGTCTAAGAGGAAAGACAACAATAAATGCTTTTTTTGAAAACTCAACCAGAACAAGAACATCTTTTGAAATAGCAGCAAAAAGACTTGGTGCAGATGCTGTTAATTTTACGGCATCAAGTTCTAGTGTAAAAAAAGGTGAAACTCTAATAGACACTATAAAAAATATGGCTGCTATGAAAACTGATATTATAGTCATAAGACATTATAGTTCAGGAGCTGCGATACTTGCAGCAAACAATACAGAAGCTAGTATAGTAAATGCTGGAGATGGTCTAAACGAACATCCATCACAATCCCTACTTGATCTTTTTACTATAAGCGAACACAATAAAAAGCTTGATAAAAGCACAACAGTTGCAATCATAGGAGATATAGCAAGATCAAGGGTAGCAAGATCAAATATATGGGCTATGAAAACATTGGGTATAAATGTAAAACTATTTGCACCTGCCATGATGATGCCAAAAGATGCCGAAGTATTTGGTTGTCAAATTTGCAAAAATATGGAAGAGGCTTGTGAAGGAAGCGATGTTATAATAATGCTTAGGATCCAGCTAGAAAGGTCTGATGGTGATGTTGCATTTCCTAGCTCAAGAGAGTATTCTAAATTTTTTGGATTAAATAAAGATAGAGCAAAATTAGCAAATAAAAATGCAATAATACTACATCCAGGTCCAATAAACAGAGGAGTTGAGATAAACTCTGATGTAGCAGATTCTGATTGCTCTGTGATTTTAAATCAAGTTGAAAATGGTGTTGCTATAAGAATGGCGATCCTTCATACGCTAGCACAAAACAGGAACTAAAATGAAAATAGCTATAAATAATGGACTAATTATAAATCACGATAAAACACTCAAAGCAAATGTACTAATAGAAGATGAAAAAATAATATCAGTATCAAATGAAAATTTTGATGCAGATATACAAATAGATGCAAAAGATAAATATGTGCTTCCAGGGCTTATAGATATGCATGTTCATTTTAGGGACCCTGGGTATGAATACAAGGACGATATTATATCTGGTTCTCATGCAGCTGTTGCTGGTGGTGTTACAACTTGTCTTCCAATGGCAAATACAAATCCAGTAAATGACAATGCTTCAATAACAAAAGAGATGATAAGAAAAGCTAAAGAATGTGGACTTATAGACTTACTTCCAATAGGTGCCATAACTAAAAGTTTAAACGGAAATGAATTAGTTGAAATGGGCGATATGCTTGAAGCTGGAGCGGTTGCTTTTAGCGATGATGGCTTACCTGTAAGTAGTTCAAGTGTAATGAGAGCAGCGCTTGAATACTCAAAAATGTTTGGAAGTTTTTGTATATCTCATTCTGAGGATTGTTCGCTTTGTAGACAGGGTGTTATGCACGAAGGAAAGGTGTCAGCTATTCTTGGGCTTAAAGGGATGGCTAGAGAGAAAGAGGAAATTTCAGTTAGTAGAGATATGCTTTTAGCAAAACTTACCGGCGGTCATGTTCATATAGCACATGTTAGTTCAGCCTACTCGCTAAAAATCATACAGATGGCAAAACAAGATGGGATAAAAATAACCTGCGAGGCAACACCTCATCATTTTACTTTTACGGATGATGAAATTTTGCAAAACAAATACGACACAAATTTCAAAATGTCCCCACCGCTAAGAGAGATAAGCGATGTAAAAGCTATAAGAGAAGGGCTAAAAAATGGCACGATAGATGTTATAGCAACAGATCATGCGCCACATCACGATGATGAAAAATGCGTTGAGTTTGACAAAGCACCATTTGGAATAATAGGACTTCAAACACTCATACCACTAACATTAAGGCTTGTTGATGAAGGAGTTATTAGCCTAGAGCAAATGGTAGCGCTAACCTCTAAAAATCCAGCAAAAATTCTAAACCTAAAAGACAAAGGTGAGATAAAAGAGGGAATGTTGGCTGATATTGCTATAATAGACCCAAATTTAGAATACATATACGATAAAAAATTAAATCGTTCAAAATCAGTAAATTCGCCACTAATAGGCAAAAAGCTAAAAGGTGCAGCTATAAAAACAATAAAAAGCGGTCGTATAGTTTTTGATTTTTTCAAAGAGTGCTAGGAAATTCCTAGCACTTTATTTTATAAATTTTAAGTTCAAAAAAGATTTTATACATTTTATAACAAAAAATCTATATCTTTCTCTCCCATTCTAAAGCCGTTTTTATAATTAATTCAAGATTATCTCTTTTTGGTTTCCAGCCAGTAAGAGCCTTTATCTTTTCTGATTTTGCTATAAGTGTAGCTGGATCTCCATCTCTTCTTGGATTGTCAAGAACACTAAAATCAACCCCACTAACATCTTTTACCTTATTTATAACCTCTTTTACACTAAAACCTTTACCGTATCCAACATTAAAAATCTCACTTGAATTGTTTTGTATATATTCTAAAGCACTAAGATGAGCATCAGCCAAGTCATTTACGTGGATATAGTCCCTTATACAAGTGCCATCTTTGGTATCATAATCACTTCCAAATATAGCCATATTATCTCGTTTTTTTAGAGCTGTTTGTGTTGCTATTTTTATAAGGTGTGTCGCATTTGGATAGTTTTGTCCGAGCAAACCATCCTCATCAGCACCCGCAACATTAAAATACCTTAAAATAGCAAATCTGAAATTTTTATTTGAAACAGCGTAATCTTGTATAATTTTTTCACTCATTAACTTACTCATACCGTATGGATTTATAGGCAAAGTATTGTCTCTTTCGCCTACTTCAGAGACATCTGGTTCTCCATAAACAGCCGCAGTTGAACTAAATACAAATTTATCCACGCCAAATTCCTTACAATACCTTAAAATTTTAGCAACATTTGCTGTATTGTTAAGATAATATTTAAGTGGATCTTTTGTGCTTTCAAAAACCTCTATAAAGGCAGCAAAATGAATAATCGCATCAAATTTACCTTTGGTAAAAATTTCACTCAAATCATCTTCCAAACTTGCCTTTATAAAATCAAACTTTCCAACACTAAGCAAAGTATCAATAGCTTTTTTTGAACCTTTTGATAAATTGTCTATCACAGTAATATTGTGCTTATTTTCTTTTAAAAAAGCCTTTAAAGTATGGCTTCCTATATACCCTGCCCCGCCTGTTATTAATATATTCATTACTATCCTTTTTAAATTCTATCAAGTATGCATCTCATCATACAAGCACCATTTGCTTTTGCTTGCATAATAATATCTAAATTTTCAAAGTTTATTCCACCTATTGCATATACTTTTATCTTGCTATTTTGACAAATTTTTTCTAAAAACTCAACCCCTCTTGGGTTTTCATCTTTATGACTTTTAGTATCAAATATATGACCAACTATCACATAATCAACACCACAAGAATGATAGTTATACCTTTTGGTATATAATCAAGTATATTATCACTGCCTCCATCATCAACTCTTCTTAAAGCAAGTGTTACCATTTGAGCTTTTGCTTCGTTTATCGCAGCATTTAATAAACCCAAAGAAAACTTACCCGAACCAAGAATAAATCTAGATTTAAACTCATACTCTCCTATTTTTAAAATATCATCATTCACTTTTATCCCCTTTCAAGCGATAATTTTAGTATCAAATTAGCCATATTTCCGGCACATATACTAACCCTAGGACTCATAACGCCGATACTCATATCACTAACTCCATCACCACAAAGATAGAAATTTTCATTTATCTTTTTTGTTTTTATATCACCATCCAAGCCTGACATTCCACTACTAGCGATAATTAGTGAATTTTTGAAACTTAACAATACATAATTTGTCAAAAATGCCTTTTGAGAAGCATCATCAAATGCTTCACAAATAATATCAAATCCACTTAAAATTTCTTTTGCATTTTCTTGTGTTATTTTTTGATTAATATCATCTACACAAACATCATCAATTTCAGTTAATACACTTTTTAAAGCCTTGACTTTTGGCATACCAAGATGTTTTTTAAAATAATATTGTCTATTTAAATTGCTTTGTTCAACAATATCAAAATCAACAATGCTAAGAT
This genomic window contains:
- the flhA gene encoding flagellar biosynthesis protein FlhA, which codes for MAKNKILVLVAPFLAPIIKFKSLSIVGLIVAILAIIIVPLPSGVLDFFLALSISISVLIILISIYVPKPTDLSTFPTLILIITLFRLSLNIATTRMILSKGHNGPEAVSDIISSFGAFVVGGNYVIGIIVFCILVLINFMVVTKGSTRVSEVQARFTLDAMPGKQMAIDADLNAGLIDEKTARERRQAIISEANFYGAMDGSSKFIKGDAVAGIIITIINIIGGFAIGSFQFDLDMATSAQNYTILTIGDGLVGQIPALITSTATAIIITRASKDDDNFAEGTLNQLLGDYKTLFIVGFILFIFALVPGLPTFSLGFISFLFLGLGYMVKQAQDGNLIMPTTTMSESKSKPDDPNSPTAQNQTKPIKKSEEEIAREEENKINDILKLEILELDLGYGLLKLADVDLIERIRAMRRNIATQLGFLMPKIRIRDNLQLPPNEYRFKLKGVIIGQGEIYADKFLAMDSGLVSEDIEGIPTKEPAFGLDALWIDTNIKEDAILSGYTIVDPASVISTHMSELIKQNSAELLTRQETQILLDKLKNDYPVIVDDTLKIASIGLIQKVLKALLKDNIPIKDMLSILESISDIAEVSKNLDIIIEHVRSSLSRIITSIYKNENGELNFYILETSAQQKLMEAVQYKDGNYHLMINVAQTSAIVQALRNEKQKRPISQSGPMILCVEPSLRKFIADICSNFSIDIVILSFAEISPNTPFETVGVIEIQNL
- a CDS encoding DHH family phosphoesterase, which translates into the protein MKFFHLSHTDLDGYGAQFITKYYFKDVIYSNSNYGREIDDKFNTILSKLTDEESIILITDLNLTKEQCIDFTEKLKDKNAKLFLLDHHQSGAECACEFDWYFLDSSRCATKITYDFFANMLGKNEELELFSDVVNSVDIWLKESKHFEMGKVCLGLVANAKDINKVMFENENNLYMFHLLENARKFFNDKNDYIGLDMAIHGIKKDFFKQDKDETLSNLISNYVVTLLSKKRENLTIHYKDFKGILTYNIGNTSVIGNDFLVANPDYDFFLDITNKKTMSFRANGKVDVSLMAKNLVGGGGHVNASGGLFAGFKDSFDYKIIKEQVTELINKKTQE
- a CDS encoding tetratricopeptide repeat protein, yielding MIKKYLISICMIGIALVANDNFDKATEQFNKKDYKNAYLNFNKACEEGIKKACTMNAIMLFNGSGIAKDNAKAEQIFEKMCNENEAMACEKLGEMYAYGLTKDKQKDEEKTKALFKKSCDGGYKPACELVKE
- a CDS encoding aspartate carbamoyltransferase catalytic subunit → MYSYKRKDLLGTIDLSKDEILYFLDKAKEFKQLNLQDIKKSDSLRGKTTINAFFENSTRTRTSFEIAAKRLGADAVNFTASSSSVKKGETLIDTIKNMAAMKTDIIVIRHYSSGAAILAANNTEASIVNAGDGLNEHPSQSLLDLFTISEHNKKLDKSTTVAIIGDIARSRVARSNIWAMKTLGINVKLFAPAMMMPKDAEVFGCQICKNMEEACEGSDVIIMLRIQLERSDGDVAFPSSREYSKFFGLNKDRAKLANKNAIILHPGPINRGVEINSDVADSDCSVILNQVENGVAIRMAILHTLAQNRN
- a CDS encoding dihydroorotase, which translates into the protein MKIAINNGLIINHDKTLKANVLIEDEKIISVSNENFDADIQIDAKDKYVLPGLIDMHVHFRDPGYEYKDDIISGSHAAVAGGVTTCLPMANTNPVNDNASITKEMIRKAKECGLIDLLPIGAITKSLNGNELVEMGDMLEAGAVAFSDDGLPVSSSSVMRAALEYSKMFGSFCISHSEDCSLCRQGVMHEGKVSAILGLKGMAREKEEISVSRDMLLAKLTGGHVHIAHVSSAYSLKIIQMAKQDGIKITCEATPHHFTFTDDEILQNKYDTNFKMSPPLREISDVKAIREGLKNGTIDVIATDHAPHHDDEKCVEFDKAPFGIIGLQTLIPLTLRLVDEGVISLEQMVALTSKNPAKILNLKDKGEIKEGMLADIAIIDPNLEYIYDKKLNRSKSVNSPLIGKKLKGAAIKTIKSGRIVFDFFKEC
- the galE gene encoding UDP-glucose 4-epimerase GalE, giving the protein MNILITGGAGYIGSHTLKAFLKENKHNITVIDNLSKGSKKAIDTLLSVGKFDFIKASLEDDLSEIFTKGKFDAIIHFAAFIEVFESTKDPLKYYLNNTANVAKILRYCKEFGVDKFVFSSTAAVYGEPDVSEVGERDNTLPINPYGMSKLMSEKIIQDYAVSNKNFRFAILRYFNVAGADEDGLLGQNYPNATHLIKIATQTALKKRDNMAIFGSDYDTKDGTCIRDYIHVNDLADAHLSALEYIQNNSSEIFNVGYGKGFSVKEVINKVKDVSGVDFSVLDNPRRDGDPATLIAKSEKIKALTGWKPKRDNLELIIKTALEWERKI
- a CDS encoding thiamine phosphate synthase, translated to MIVGHIFDTKSHKDENPRGVEFLEKICQNSKIKVYAIGGINFENLDIIMQAKANGACMMRCILDRI
- the thiF gene encoding sulfur carrier protein ThiS adenylyltransferase ThiF; this translates as MVDFDIVEQSNLNRQYYFKKHLGMPKVKALKSVLTEIDDVCVDDINQKITQENAKEILSGFDIICEAFDDASQKAFLTNYVLLSFKNSLIIASSGMSGLDGDIKTKKINENFYLCGDGVSDMSIGVMSPRVSICAGNMANLILKLSLERG